The Desulfitobacterium chlororespirans DSM 11544 genome contains a region encoding:
- the rpoB gene encoding DNA-directed RNA polymerase subunit beta, giving the protein MFYPVKVGTRERWSYSRIREVLDMPNLIEIQQNSYQWFLDEGLREMFRDISPIQDFTGNLVLEFIDYSLGEPKYEVEECKERDVTYAAPLRVKVRLINKETGEVKEQEVFMGDFPLMTTKGTFIINGAERVIVSQLVRSPGVYYSESIDPSGKKIFGATVIPNRGAWLEFETDVNDNIFVRVDRTRKLPATVLIRALGYATNGQIAELFDDNEHIRITLERDNTESAEEALVEIYKRLRPGEPPTVDSARSLLEALFFDPKRYDLAKVGRYKLNKKLKLNVPTDVHHLTKEDIVASLRQMLTLMSGEGHKDDIDHLGNRRLRSVGELLQNQFRIGLSRMERVVRERMTIQDVDVITPQVLINIRPVVAAIKEFFGSSQLSQFMDQTNPLAELTHKRRLSALGPGGLSRERAGFEVRDVHHSHYGRMCPIETPEGPNIGLIGSLSTYGRINPYGFIEAPYRKVNNGQVTDQIDYLTADEEEKFVVAQANAPLTDDGHFIEEKIDGRHGPDFVLVAPERIDYMDVSPKQMVSIATALIPFLEHDDANRALMGANMQRQAVPLLRTDAPYVGTGMEYKAAKDSGVCVLASKDGTVERATAEDIIIRHDDGTLEKHKLLKYLRSNQGTCINQRPIVMKNERVEAGQIIADGPSTDHGELALGRNVLIAFMTWEGYNYEDAILISEKLVKEDYYTSIHIEEYEADARDTKLGPEEITRDIPNVGEDVLKDLDERGIIRIGAEVSTGDILVGKVTPKGETELTAEERLLRAIFGEKAREVRDTSLRVPHGEAGKIVDVKVFTRENGDELAPGVNELVRVYIAQKRKISVGDKMAGRHGNKGVISRIMKQEDMPFLPDGTPVEIVLNPLGVPSRMNIGQVMETHLGWAAKALGLRLATPVFDGAQEEDVFATLRKAGLPETGKTVLYDGRTGDPFDNQITVGYMYFLKLHHLVDDKIHARSTGPYSLVTQQPLGGKAQFGGQRFGEMEVWALEAYGAAYTLQEILTVKSDDVVGRVKTYEAIVKGENIPEPGVPESFKVLIKELQSLGLDVRVLSEDDEEIEIREIDEDVTETAKELGIDLHEDLPAPVIHEAGEGEDDEYFEEDEEAVDDEPMTFDEGDME; this is encoded by the coding sequence ATGTTCTATCCTGTTAAGGTAGGGACGCGGGAACGCTGGAGTTATTCCAGAATTCGAGAAGTTCTCGACATGCCAAATCTAATTGAAATTCAGCAAAACTCTTATCAGTGGTTTCTTGATGAAGGGTTAAGGGAAATGTTCAGGGATATTTCCCCTATTCAAGATTTCACAGGCAACCTCGTATTGGAATTTATCGACTATAGCTTAGGAGAGCCTAAATACGAGGTGGAAGAGTGTAAGGAACGCGACGTAACGTATGCGGCACCTCTGCGAGTTAAAGTTCGTCTCATTAATAAAGAGACAGGGGAAGTGAAGGAACAAGAGGTCTTCATGGGTGATTTCCCGCTGATGACCACCAAAGGAACCTTCATTATTAACGGAGCAGAACGGGTTATCGTCAGTCAGTTGGTTCGTTCTCCCGGTGTTTATTATTCCGAAAGCATCGACCCCAGCGGGAAGAAAATCTTCGGAGCGACGGTTATTCCTAACCGTGGAGCTTGGTTAGAGTTTGAAACGGACGTTAATGATAATATTTTTGTTCGTGTGGATAGAACTCGTAAACTTCCGGCCACCGTATTGATTCGGGCTTTGGGCTATGCTACCAATGGGCAGATCGCCGAGCTTTTCGATGATAACGAGCACATTCGTATTACCCTGGAGCGGGATAATACGGAGTCGGCAGAGGAAGCCCTGGTGGAAATCTACAAGCGTCTGCGCCCGGGAGAACCCCCCACTGTGGACAGTGCGCGCTCTCTATTAGAAGCATTATTTTTTGATCCCAAGCGTTATGATCTGGCCAAAGTAGGCCGCTATAAACTCAATAAAAAGCTGAAGCTGAATGTTCCTACTGATGTGCATCATTTGACCAAGGAAGATATCGTGGCTTCCCTGCGGCAAATGCTGACCCTGATGAGCGGAGAAGGACATAAGGATGATATCGATCATCTGGGCAATCGCCGCCTTCGTTCCGTGGGAGAGCTTCTGCAGAACCAATTCCGGATCGGTTTATCCCGTATGGAGCGGGTGGTCCGGGAACGGATGACCATTCAGGATGTGGATGTGATCACACCTCAGGTTCTGATCAATATCCGTCCTGTAGTGGCTGCCATTAAGGAATTCTTCGGCAGCAGTCAGTTGTCCCAATTTATGGACCAAACCAATCCTTTGGCTGAACTGACTCATAAGCGTCGTCTCAGTGCCCTGGGACCCGGTGGTTTAAGCCGTGAACGGGCCGGCTTTGAGGTGCGTGACGTTCACCACTCTCACTATGGCCGGATGTGTCCCATCGAGACTCCTGAAGGTCCGAACATCGGTTTGATCGGCTCCTTAAGTACCTATGGCCGGATTAATCCCTATGGATTTATTGAAGCTCCTTACCGTAAAGTGAACAATGGCCAGGTTACGGATCAGATTGATTACCTGACCGCTGACGAAGAAGAGAAATTCGTCGTAGCTCAGGCCAATGCCCCTCTGACGGATGACGGGCATTTCATTGAAGAGAAGATCGATGGACGTCATGGTCCCGACTTCGTTTTGGTTGCGCCGGAGCGGATTGACTATATGGACGTTTCTCCGAAACAAATGGTATCCATCGCGACGGCTTTGATTCCCTTCCTGGAGCACGACGACGCCAACCGTGCCTTGATGGGTGCCAACATGCAGCGGCAGGCTGTGCCCCTTTTGCGTACCGATGCTCCCTATGTGGGAACAGGGATGGAGTACAAAGCGGCCAAGGATTCCGGAGTCTGTGTCTTAGCTTCTAAAGACGGCACTGTGGAGCGGGCTACAGCCGAGGATATCATCATCCGCCATGATGACGGAACCCTGGAGAAGCATAAACTCTTAAAGTACCTGCGCTCCAACCAGGGAACCTGCATCAACCAGCGTCCTATCGTGATGAAGAATGAGCGGGTGGAAGCCGGTCAGATCATCGCTGATGGTCCCTCTACGGATCATGGTGAGCTGGCTCTTGGCCGCAACGTTTTGATCGCTTTTATGACCTGGGAAGGCTATAACTACGAGGATGCTATCTTAATCAGCGAAAAGCTGGTTAAGGAAGATTATTATACTTCCATCCATATTGAAGAGTATGAAGCCGATGCCCGGGACACTAAGCTGGGACCGGAAGAAATTACCCGGGATATTCCTAACGTCGGGGAAGATGTGCTGAAAGATTTGGATGAGCGGGGTATTATCCGCATCGGTGCGGAAGTCAGCACCGGGGATATTCTGGTGGGTAAAGTTACTCCTAAAGGTGAAACAGAGCTTACCGCGGAAGAGCGCCTCCTCAGAGCCATTTTCGGCGAAAAAGCCCGGGAAGTGCGGGATACCTCCCTCCGTGTACCTCACGGGGAAGCCGGCAAGATCGTGGATGTCAAAGTCTTTACCCGGGAAAACGGGGATGAACTGGCTCCCGGGGTCAACGAGCTGGTACGGGTCTATATCGCCCAAAAACGGAAAATCTCCGTGGGGGATAAAATGGCCGGGCGCCACGGCAACAAAGGGGTTATCTCCCGCATCATGAAGCAGGAAGATATGCCTTTCCTGCCTGATGGCACTCCGGTGGAAATCGTCTTGAACCCCCTGGGTGTTCCTTCCCGGATGAACATCGGTCAGGTGATGGAGACCCATTTAGGCTGGGCGGCGAAAGCTCTCGGACTTCGTTTGGCCACACCGGTCTTTGACGGAGCCCAGGAAGAGGATGTCTTTGCCACCCTTAGAAAAGCCGGACTTCCTGAGACCGGCAAAACCGTACTTTACGATGGACGGACAGGAGATCCCTTCGATAATCAGATTACCGTCGGCTATATGTACTTCCTGAAGCTCCACCATCTGGTGGACGACAAGATTCACGCCCGGTCCACCGGACCTTACAGCTTGGTTACTCAGCAGCCTTTGGGCGGTAAAGCCCAATTCGGCGGTCAGCGTTTCGGGGAGATGGAGGTTTGGGCTCTGGAGGCTTATGGAGCAGCCTATACTCTCCAGGAGATTCTTACCGTCAAGTCTGACGATGTGGTGGGACGGGTTAAGACTTATGAAGCCATTGTTAAAGGTGAAAACATCCCTGAACCGGGAGTTCCGGAATCCTTTAAGGTTCTCATCAAAGAATTGCAAAGCTTAGGGCTTGATGTCCGTGTTCTCTCCGAAGACGATGAAGAAATCGAAATTCGTGAGATTGACGAGGATGTGACCGAGACGGCGAAAGAGCTGGGCATCGATCTTCATGAAGACCTCCCGGCGCCTGTCATCCATGAAGCCGGTGAAGGTGAGGATGATGAGTATTTCGAAGAGGACGAAGAAGCTGTCGATGATGAGCCGATGACCTTTGATGAAGGCGATATGGAATAG